In Chaetodon trifascialis isolate fChaTrf1 chromosome 2, fChaTrf1.hap1, whole genome shotgun sequence, one DNA window encodes the following:
- the lrrtm1 gene encoding leucine-rich repeat transmembrane neuronal protein 1, with product MLMDFLLIGLYLKWPLKKPPGLILCLLGIFLRTVPLVEGVCPKLCRCDSKLLYCEGLNLTDIPRNLSSAMGLSMRENNLTELREGQLAGLSQLTWLYLDHNNIDIVEEGAFDRLRRVKELDLSSNRIESLPNGTFRPLPNLRILDLSYNRLQALEPDLFHGLRKLTNLHLRYNALKFVPVRIFQDCRSMQFLDLGYNQLQSLARNSFAGLFKLTELHLEHNELVKVNLAHFPRLISLRTLYMHNNRATIVVNTLEWTWHFLEKIDLSANEIEYIEPHVFESAPNLKVLMLDSNRLTSLDQHILDSWSSLDSITLAGNDWECSRNVCALASWLSAFRGQRDNSLLCSSPDTAQGEDVLDAVYAFQLCEDPPMEITTAGLYASTRDLAQGGSVFLGPFTPNPYEGEGSEVVTSSFTVTVGHDDLESTMQIHKVVTGTMALIFSFLIIVLMLYVAWKCFPAGIRQLRQCFSSQRRKQKQKQSMQQMAAISTPEYYVDYKPNHIEGALVIINEYGSCTCQQQPSRECEV from the coding sequence ATGCTAATGGATTTCCTTCTAATTGGACTGTACTTAAAGTGGCCACTGAAGAAGCCCCCTGGGTTGATACTGTGTTTATTGGGCATTTTTCTAAGAACGGTTCCCTTGGTAGAAGGGGTTTGTCCAAAGCTGTGCCGCTGCGACAGCAAGCTGCTGTACTGCGAGGGGCTCAACCTCACAGACATTCCCCGCAATCTGAGCAGCGCCATGGGCCTGTCCATGAGAGAGAATAACTTGACCGAGCTGCGTGAAGGCCAGTTGGCTGGTCTGTCACAACTCACCTGGCTCTACCTAGATCACAACAACATTGACATTGTCGAGGAGGGTGCATTTGACAGGCTAAGAAGGGTCAAGGAGTTGGACCTCAGCAGTAACCGGATTGAGAGCCTGCCAAATGGTACCTTTAGGCCCCTCCCAAACCTGCGTATCCTGGACCTCTCATACAACAGGCTGCAGGCACTTGAGCCTGACCTGTTCCACGGCCTTAGAAAGCTCACCAATTTGCATTTGCGCTACAATGCCCTCAAATTTGTGCCAGTGCGGATTTTTCAAGACTGCCGGAGCATGCAGTTTCTAGACTTGGGATACAACCAACTTCAGAGCCTGGCACGAAACTCCTTCGCTGGCCTCTTCAAGTTGACTGAGTTGCATCTTGAGCACAACGAGCTAGTTAAAGTCAACCTAGCCCACTTCCCTCGCCTCATCTCTTTACGCACTCTGTACATGCACAACAATCGTGCTACTATTGTTGTCAATACACTGGAATGGACATGGCATTTTTTAGAGAAGATTGACCTGTCAGCCAATGAAATCGAATACATTGAGCCACATGTTTTTGAGAGCGCACCCAACCTTAAGGTTTTGATGCTAGACTCCAATCGGTTGACCTCTTTGGACCAGCACATCCTGGATTCATGGTCATCTCTGGACAGCATTACCCTGGCAGGAAATGACTGGGAGTGCAGTCGCAACGTGTGTGCCTTGGCGTCTTGGCTGAGTGCCTTCCGAGGCCAGCGTGACAATTCTCTGCTATGTTCAAGCCCTGACACCGCCCAGGGCGAGGATGTGTTGGATGCTGTCTATGCTTTTCAGCTATGTGAGGATCCCCCAATGGAGATAACTACAGCAGGCCTGTACGCCTCCACGAGGGATCTGGCCCAGGGAGGTTCTGTTTTCCTGGGCCCATTTACTCCCAACCCTTATGAGGGTGAGGGTAGTGAGGTGGTCACCAGTTCTTTCACTGTCACAGTGGGCCATGATGACTTGGAGAGCACCATGCAGATCCACAAGGTGGTGACTGGCACCATGGCACTCATCTTTTCCTTTCTCATCATAGTGCTCATGCTGTATGTGGCATGGAAGTGCTTTCCAGCCGGAATAAGACAACTGAGGCAGTGTTTCAGCAGTCAGCGCCGTAAGCAGAAGCAAAAGCAAAGCATGCAGCAGATGGCTGCGATTTCTACACCAGAGTACTATGTTGACTATAAACCTAACCACATTGAGGGAGCTCTGGTAATCATCAATGAATATGGCTCTTGCACTTGCCAACAGCAACCTTCTCGGGAATGTGAGGTGTGA